From Brassica rapa cultivar Chiifu-401-42 chromosome A06, CAAS_Brap_v3.01, whole genome shotgun sequence:
GTTACGGGCGACGACGGCGTCTTTCATGAACTGTTTGCGCTCTTTGCAGCGAGTAACGGCTTCTTCGTTCTCGATCTTGGATTGAGCACAAcccatgtcttcttcttcttccttctctctctctcaccagtTACAGTTTCGGATCGATCTAATCTAATCACAGGACAAAAGAGATATGAGAGAACAAAAAGTTGAAACTCGTGGGGAGCTTTCGAGTTAAGTTTTGTAAGAATATAATTGAGGAAGGTTATACGACGTCGGTTTAGTGGTTAGAAAAGGCAatttttgcttttctttttccatttttctttCCCTTGAGATTTCCATTTGTCGTTCGGCTACTCTTGGTAATGACGTGGACAAAGTTAAAGGTGAAGAACGAATATAACGTTTTcacttttaaaattgttttcttttttgcatTTTTTAATTTGGAGGATTCAAGTAGCCTAAGCTAAACTAATCTCTAGGATTTATGGAAGAGTCCAATATTTTTGCTATTAATCTAACTTTGCTACAATTCAAAATCTGATTACTAAcgacaaaatttatttttaaatacactAAACATAGGTTAAATATAGAAAAGGCTATTGTGAATTTCATGAAAGCTGTTTTAATTTTTGCTATTAATCTAAACGTTTCCACTACTCAAAATCGTGGAAGTTGTTTTGTTTTCTAGGTGTGTAAATTACTAAATTTCATGGAAGATAAGCAGAATTAAATAAGCAAAGGTGGTCTATAATTAAATTGTCGGAGAAGATGCTTTTCATGGGACCCATGGGAACAGTTTAGGTTCATTTTCTGTAGATCCCGGCTTTGGCTTCACCACCCTTGTTCGCTGTCGTCTACTTGTCAAGCATACGAAGAAGCTTTATGCTTAATATTCAATCGATAAAACTAGTACAATgcttgtcacgaaaacaaaagtCTAATCATATTCgttctattttaaaatgtataatgTTTTGACTAAAATATACaatagttaaaaatacaaactattttcttcaaaaaattataaaaattaaatactgAAGtatactatttttcaataaaattaaaacaacttggaaatgtcaaaataatttacagaaacaccaaatattttacattttgataTTTGATTCTCAGTATGTTCTATTAGTCTCCacttttttttggtgaaaagaTACAACTAATATACTATTTCAAGCTAACAGCGATATATACTtacataattaataaaatgaatTCTAATTAGCTAATTACAATTATAAAAACCTTATCTCCGGCGAAGAGCTGCAAGCCGAGCCACTACATCATCATAATCCAAGAGCTTAGGTCTCTGAAAGGACGACGTTCTCTCGTTCTTTCTTGTTGAAGAAGCTTCCTTTTCGCTGCCTTGTGGCTTAAGTAACTTAGAGTTTTCTTGATCgatactcttcttcttctctaactTCTCCTCTTGTGCTTTCTCATCGTTTCCAGCTCCTGGTTTCGTTTCTGAAGGAGAGATTATTCCGTAAGGcagaatcttcttcttcttcttcttttcagtGCCTCTTCTTGGAGAACCGAAACTTGAGCTTGAACTCGAACTTAAACTACGGTTTGACAATGAATCTCTTGTCCAAGCCTGTGAAAGAACCGACTCATTCTCACTTTGATCATTAACAATacttttctttctctcaataTTCGGATCATCAGCTCCTGTCTCGACCTTATCCTCAATCTACACATGTTTTCCAGACATAAGAACAACAAAGGCTGAGAGTTTGGTAAGTATACAAACTTACTTGCAGAGCTGAAGTTTGTCTAAGCAGCAACAGGTTCAAAGCTGTAGGATCCCAATCAATAGAAAACTCTTTTGCAATGTCTTTCACTGTCTGAATCTTGAGCTCACGTGATGGTCTTCTTCTCAGTTCAGTTTTCTCAACGAGCTACAAGGTTTCAAGAAAGAGAATATAATGTCAATACGTGCAAGAAGAAAACCTTAGATTGTTAAGTTTAATAATAAACCAACTTCATAATTGACAGAAGAAGCAATGAAACTCCCAAATCTACGCGTAAACACGGCCCTGAGATCCTTAAGTTCAGGAACATCAGGAACCCATGCAGCTGCATATATCAAAGAGGAAACTGCTTCTCTGCATTCTTCAGGACATTCCCTAAAAGGAAACCAAAAACATAAGTTAGTAAATATTGAGAGCTTTTGGAGTGAAAAGATtagattaaaaatttaaaagggaaaaaaagttaagaacctTTTCTTCAGCATAAGAGAGAGATTTTCTGAGATACAATCGCAGAATTGCTCAAGGATGTCATAACACGATATAATTCTAAGCTCTTCAAGTAACACTTCTGCCTTGGATAACAAGTAATTAACAGATTAAAACCCCTCAATAACAGAGGAAGCTTAGGGTTATGATTATAGAAAGAAGGGTAAGTGAGTTCTTACTCTTCTATATGCATCATAATCAAGGCCATTCTTGAGAAATTCCACAATGTCCATTTTCAGAAACTTAATCATTGCAATCCTTCTTTTCCTTACTATTTCTAGCCGAATCTTCATGTAACTTGTTGCAGATTTGCTACATTTCATTTCAACAACAATAGTTAATAAAAATACCTCAACACTCATTcgacaaagaacaaagaaagcTAACCATTTCTTGTAGAATTTGGGTTTGAAACACCTAAGAAAGATTTTCATTTTTTCGATTCTTGAGGCagaaaaaaggtaaaaattCAATGCTTTATATGCAAATCCGAAAGTATCAACCGGTGGATTAGTGACTAGAGTCGAAGTAATTCCCAGAATCAGAATATAACAAAAGCTATGAAGCAAAGAAACGAACCAAAAAGTTTCTTCTGAAGAGACTAAAGAGAAAAGATTATCTATTGTCCAAAAGAAGAATGACTTTTCTTGAAATGCCTTTCTTTTTGGTCTCTTATTTATTCTATGTAGCTTAGTGAGCAAGTTCAATAAATTATCCAGAGCTACTTGGCTTACAAGCACTTAAGCAGTAAACTTCCAAGAAACATCGTTGTTGGCTCTTATCTTATCTTTCTTGGTGTATTAAAAGGTAGTTAAACAAAGAAATGTCCTAAGATTCAGTTCTATAGTCAAACTAAAAGTGTTTTATTAGGACTTATGTTAAATAAGTACCCCACATGTAATGGTTGGACCACATGAGACATCATAGTAAGCATCATGGCACATACTAAGTCAAGAATATTAAACGAAGTCCATAACTTCATGGGAAGTAAAGTAAACCAACTTAAGAAGAGGGAAATGCTAAGGACTTTTGTGTGTTCTAGctctttatagattttttttttgatcaagtTCAATACATTAAGCATAGTGACTCGGTTCACATGTTAATTGTTTTATTTGTAACTTGGGTCAAAGCTAAATATACATTATACATGATGGTATTTTATTTGAAAGATAATAGAAAATAGGATACtatgcaaaaacaaaaaccatacACGAAAGACCAAACCCCAAAACAAACATTATTTCTCTTCTCGCAGTTGCGTCTAATTCTCGTACAACTTTTCTTTGGCCATTTTCTCTTGCTTGTAACTTTGATGATTTAGTTTTTTTCCCCTCCAAGAGTTTATTATTATCAAAAAACGAAGAAAGAAACGAAACGAAACGAAACAAACAAAGAAGTTTGGAGAAACCTGAAAAGCCACCATGGAATGAACAAAGGTTTTGGAAACAAGAAAATAGAATTTGAgccttttttttcttcaacgACCAGAGAGACTAATCTGTTGACAGTTTTTTTCAACAGACTCTTTGATAGCATCAACCACCAGCTGTGTCTTCCGGCTAATGTTTGGCCAAAACCCGTCAGGCTCCGCACCTTTGTTCTTGATCTCTCCAACCAACCTAGCAAATTCTCTCACCATGCACGCCTCTTGCGGGATCTCTGTCTTAACCGAGTGTTCGGTCGGGCGACTAACCCATGGATCATTGAACCCAGATTTCAAACAAGTGGTGAACGTCGCATGGGTCTCCTCAAATGGGATAACAAAGTCTTGAACACAAAGTGTGCCGTTTGTTCCAACGGCAGTTATCTCCATCCCTACGTTTGCCAAAAAGGAGCAGTATATGCTTGCGGTTCGTCCGTCTTCCCAGCTCAGAGACGCTCCACACGAGAGAATCACTCCTGCCTCGTTCAGGACAGTCCCTGGAGAGGCTGCTACGATTTTGGGAAGCTCGAAGTTGTTGGCGAAAAGCGCTGCTCGGATTGCGTACCATCCGAGGTCTCCGAGCGCACCGAGACCATCAAGATTCGGTTTCACACGGATGTCGTTTTTAAGAAAGTCTTCATCCACAGCTAATGAGAAGCAACTATGTATCTGCAGTGCATGTCCAATAAGGAAGACTTTCAAGAGAAGAAGCAACCACATAAGTTATGTTGTTTGCTTAGGAATCTGAGAAGCAAAGTAGAGTAACGTATTATTGTTTGACATTTTACACTAGCCAGAAACTAATCATCGAAACGGGATCTTCTATTTCTATATGAAGCAAACTGTATGCCTTTGAGTGGACGTAGATTtagtttaaaacttttaaatattgttttccttatatattttttttgtgaaactgattttcttaaattatttttcttaaattataaccTACCAAATTTCATTCATTtgcaaaatgattttaaaacttctaaatatgtatctccatttttaaaagtcttttttataattttattaaatcatttaaaatatttttatattttttaaagaacgATTTCTTCTTACATAATaagaatttatttaaatttttttttacttcttatcttaaaatttagaaatattatatgaaaagtagattatatgttttgaaataaaatagGAAACACAGATAAAACTAGTTTTTTAAAACGGAAATCAAATTCCTAAAATCTTGATTTGATGATTAGTGAGGTTTTTCGTAAAATAGAAAAACCCAAAACATCtactatgtatatatatcatgAGAACAAGAGCTTTTGTATCTGACAATCAAACGAATAGCGGAATAGTATTTTGATGGAGTACTAACGTTTTTGAGCTGACCAAAACGGTCTGAATCGAAGAGGAACTCCTTAAGCTTAGCCGTTCTAGGATGATGAGCCCACATGGTACCATCCATCATCTGAACACCGTTCTTTTCACAAGCCGCGACAATCTTATCGAACTCAGCTACGTTCATAGCCACGGGCTTCTCCAGAAGGATGTGCTTTCCACTCTCGGCAGCACGTACAGCCCACTCGACATGGAGGCTAGTGGGAAGAGGAATGTAAAGAGCATCAACCTCTGGATCTTCAAGAATCGATTCGTAGGAACCGTGGATCTTCACAGATTGTTTGTAGCCATTGGCGGTAGCAAACGTTTTGGCTTTCTCTAAAGAGCGGCTTGCAACGGCTGCGATAGTGGCGTTTGGAGCGAGGTCGATGGCACGGGAGACTGTTCTAGCGATTTCTGCGCATCCCATTACTCCAATTCGGATTGGCGTATCGGTGACGGTGGCCATAGTCTACGgcgagagagagatgagagagcAAGAGATCCAGGAGGAAAGACAAGACATGTGAGGAGCTTTAAGTCAACAATGATACTTGAGACACCTCGAGACGCAGACCTAATAAAAAACTGGAGTTGGTACGTTTGGTGGGAAATAAGATATAGCAGTTTTTTTAGAAAAGTATCGTTTTCAAAGGAGTCACTTGCCTACCACCGAGCCTGGGCAGTGGGCAAATTATCAGGACCCAAAGTTCTGAACCGGATCTGATCCAAATTTTAAATCGAATCCGATCCAACATAAATTTTCGAAAACGGTACATGGTTTCCCATATTTGAAGAATCTGAaccgaaaccaaaccaaatattACGAGTATCAAAATATCCaaactataaatattatatatataaatattagttgTATTAGTACTTATAATAATTCAAACATTAGAATTATagttaaacatttatatatatatacaattaattatttttggatatttttggaCACATTTAGATATTAAAAACAGATTTAAACCGTGTATTTCAGATAGAATATGTTATTTTTCTATACATTTAGATTATAATAAATCAATCCGAACTGAAACCAAATTTATTGGTTCATTTTGATACATCCGAAAATATCCGGATCCGACAAGTACCGAACTGAAACCGATCCAAAATTTAGAATTACCTGATTGGTACCAATTTTCCTATATTGGAATTATCCGATATCCTATATATCAGACCCGAACACGATCCGATACCCAAATGTGCAAGCCTGTCACCGACAATTGTTAAGAACAAAACAATTGAACGAAACATATAAATGGTGTAAGATTTGGAATTTGACAAATTTACACCATTACTCATAATGCGACCACATAACTTCACAATGATAATCTGTCTGGCTCTCTTGATAATTGAAATCATTgatgaatatatttttacaaaagaGAGCTAAATGAAGAATCTaatagaagaaaagaaaactaaCATACACAATTTAGGAAAGAAACGATAAACCGGACAAGGTGGTCATTGCCATCAATTGAAAATTCTCGGCCGGTTAATCTTTCCAATTGAAGATTCCGCGGAAGAAGACCACCGTAGAATAGTAAGGCAGATACAGAGGCCACTGGTTTAGCTGCCAACGAAATGACTAGCTTCAATGTTGAACTTAGCAATGGTACAATCACCTAAACGGGACAGAAAATTAAAAGTTCATTAAAAAAACTTGATCAAAGCTAGTCTCAAGCACAAAAGAAGTTCTTTTTGAATGATTATGTCATTAATCTCCTATGCATGTCAAAGTATTTGAACGTTAACAAGTTGATATAATGGAACGTAAGTGGTTACGTGGAGTCTTGAACCAATGTTCTTTGTTGAATATGTAATTCTttgaagaaaacaaacaaagagaAGAAAGTTACCATGAACGAAGAGCAATATGGATTAATGTTTTCTTCAACAGAGAATGGTTTTATGACTTCACTTAGCGATTTCTAGCGAGCTTTTAGTATGATAACTTGGAAATAATCGATTTGCGTAAACTTATAGATGTAGTCACGAAGATGTGTTAAAAGGGAAACAAGATGGAACGAAAAAAGGAAAACTGACAAACATATATATGGAAAATAAGCATTTAATTGATACTTGGAAGAAAAACCACATTAATGGAATAAGAATGTTCCCCAAGCATTCGCATCTACTCCCTTTCTTGAAAACCTAAGATTCAAACCACAGGCTTTCTTGATAGATCGACTATACTaccacaaataaaaaaatgtgttttaatCTGAACCAAATGCAATTATGTGcccaattattttcttaaaacaaaGTAACAGTTATGgtagaagaaaaaacaagagTTCGCCCTAAAGCTCGAAAGCTCTCGGACCCGAGAATCGAGGTACACTTGCAGCCGCCACATCTCGACGTTGGTGAGCCCTCTGGCCGCCGGCGTCGAGCCTTCTTCTACAGCTATGTTCGTCTTCCGCTCCTCCTATTCTTCATCTCCATTGCGTTCGTGAGTTCGCCGATCTGGTTCTCCGCCTTTGTCAACCTCTCTGCTCACGCCAGTGTATCTCTTCGGAGAAAGCTTGCTGTTGTGAGCCGAAGCTCTCGTCTGTCTCTTTACGGATCTAGTACTACTAGACCGAACATTTTCTGGGGGGTTCCCCAAACCGTTGAGTTTCTCGCCGGTTACAGTCGCTGTTCTTCATCAATGTCGCTTTCCTGCTACGTCTATCTATCTTGCGACGAATATCCATCCCGTTCTGGGGTCGACGCCTGTCATCCAAATGGAACTGCGCCTCACCAGCCAGATCCGTCACCATCTCCGCCGCCTGCTTCCCCTGTCCTCTCGCCGAAGCTTCCCTTCCTCCACCGTGCTTTCTCCGTCGTACTCGCAATATCCCGACAAGGTCATGTTTCTATTTCTCTTGGGCTGGGTCTTCATGTATTGAAATTGGGCTTGGTGAGTCCAGTGGTGCTTAACTATTATTTGTCCAGCCTAATGATTATTTGCCTAAAGAATTTTGGTGGTGTCACTGAAATCTTTACCAAAGCCGTTCTACATACATCTTATCTCTCTTGTGCGAAGAGTTTATCAGGATCACCTTCATCAACATTCACCTCTTTCTCTTTGGAGAAGAGAACTATTTTATCCACTATCTCCTTTTTAAGGAGTGTTTCCCTTCCAAACGTTAAATGGAAGTGTCCACCCATATCTATAACCGTCTTGCTATCTTGCGTAGCGGTCTGTTCGGGGCCTGAAGATGCAGCGGACTTCGTTTCGATGATATTCCGAGGTGCGGATTGGGTGTTAACGTCACAATATAAGGTGACTAGTTCTCTGCTGTGCAACCATGTCGTAAAAGCTACATTGACGCATTCAAGCATCGTCTTGAGTTCGctgtcatcttcttcttttgaaGACTTATCCATTTTATGTTATGCTGTTCTAGTTTATCTTTTTAATCAAAGAGGATGGATAATTCCCTTTATCTGTTGTAGGCAAACAAGTTAAAGTTAAGAAAGaaatttgtgttaaaaaaaaaataaagtaacagtttttttttagtataaGAACATCTTATTTGTTGCTATTTTAGATGaacaaaaagtttaaaagaTTCTTTCTAGATCAATGCAAGTCTttgttcaattatttttttagtataAGAATATCAAAGAATTTAAGTTATTATAATGCGTTTTGAATTTTCTAAATTCTAAAAAGTATAGCAGTGAAAGAAACATTTGGATTAGTTTTAGAAAAGGGCCCAACATAAACGAAGCCTCACAGGCCTTTAGATCCATCAAAAGCCTTAATGGGCCTTTCGATCCAACCGAAACAGAAGAAAACCCTAGCTGCTCTATATAAATTTTGGTGGACTCCCGTCACATTCGTCCCTCGACGCCGAAACTCAAGTTTGTTTCAATGGTGATTTTCGATTCTCATGCCTCAATCTCTTACTACCTTGACGCGCCTTCTCTCATCTTTCTGTTTGCCTGATTTTGTTGATTGCAGACGAAGGGAACAGGGAGTTTCGGAAAGAGGAGGAACAAGAGTCACACTCTCTGTGTCAGATGTGGCCGCCGCAGTTTCCACATCCAGAAGAGCCGTTGCTCCGCCTGCGCTTACCCCGCCGCTCGCAAGAGGACCTGTATGCTCCcctctctctcatttctctcAGTTATTCTTGATCCATTTCGATTGAAAAATGGAtcctttttttgtttggatTCGTGTTTGAATTAATCTTCATTTTAATTAGTATAAGGCTCATATCTCATTAATTCTCAGACAGAACTGGTGTTTCTTCGACTAAGCTTTGGTTAGGATTATAAATCTGC
This genomic window contains:
- the LOC103871220 gene encoding uncharacterized protein LOC103871220 codes for the protein MKIFLRCFKPKFYKKCKSATSYMKIRLEIVRKRRIAMIKFLKMDIVEFLKNGLDYDAYRRAEVLLEELRIISCYDILEQFCDCISENLSLMLKKRECPEECREAVSSLIYAAAWVPDVPELKDLRAVFTRRFGSFIASSVNYELVEKTELRRRPSRELKIQTVKDIAKEFSIDWDPTALNLLLLRQTSALQIEDKVETGADDPNIERKKSIVNDQSENESVLSQAWTRDSLSNRSLSSSSSSSFGSPRRGTEKKKKKKILPYGIISPSETKPGAGNDEKAQEEKLEKKKSIDQENSKLLKPQGSEKEASSTRKNERTSSFQRPKLLDYDDVVARLAALRRR
- the LOC103871218 gene encoding uncharacterized oxidoreductase At4g09670-like, with the protein product MATVTDTPIRIGVMGCAEIARTVSRAIDLAPNATIAAVASRSLEKAKTFATANGYKQSVKIHGSYESILEDPEVDALYIPLPTSLHVEWAVRAAESGKHILLEKPVAMNVAEFDKIVAACEKNGVQMMDGTMWAHHPRTAKLKEFLFDSDRFGQLKNIHSCFSLAVDEDFLKNDIRVKPNLDGLGALGDLGWYAIRAALFANNFELPKIVAASPGTVLNEAGVILSCGASLSWEDGRTASIYCSFLANVGMEITAVGTNGTLCVQDFVIPFEETHATFTTCLKSGFNDPWVSRPTEHSVKTEIPQEACMVREFARLVGEIKNKGAEPDGFWPNISRKTQLVVDAIKESVEKNCQQISLSGR